In the genome of Lactuca sativa cultivar Salinas chromosome 3, Lsat_Salinas_v11, whole genome shotgun sequence, the window gtgtgatcacatcttggagatgtagtcacatattgacaagtcgggagagttgggtgtcaaagtcttgagaaagttggtggttcaatcactttctaagtcatatagtgagttcctttgggacacctatgaaacagactatgacaagacctttaataatcttatctatttgttaagatcaacttcttaaaacttgatggacattgacaatagtgatacaggaaatccagaaaagctctctcttcccagtggaaagggatcgaccatattcaactgggttgaccaaatggtaaagagaaaagctaagtctgtgatagtcccgtgtaccattatcaaagggtccatatttttatatttccaaaggaagggacattggttacgaatctgtcaaatttacctaaggatgttgaagtcaataagtttaactctacttcaggtaaagtgcactatctaactctgctaagtttctattctgagattctttatACATGatatgactgggtcacatgttgatgttttaagaatcaaagaaaagtgaagaaacttaaagaaagaatatgctgaatctgttcgcatagatggatttctatcgcatggtttgaagatcggattcttgagctacttattaggagttatgagatattgcttaggaatagataacaacaagttttcatatggattgtaaggataagtttttccgcaaagttttataataaaagaaaattttagattttatttattttaaaatatccttacaatggcatttgaggaaaaattgttgcttatatgattccattaatagcaagagtggaaatatgaaattgattctttcatttgtggtaatgtctaaatttaccaaataaggaaagattctcatcacccaagtttcaattggaccggagcttggaatcatgcaagttgtatagcatgatgaatgagaattttcaattattggaaaattaaaactaacaacttgttcacatggatgtgtgagtcaagtaatggactaagggatcgagtacacattcttgtgcactgattaagtccaccacaaaatatcgataagactattcgtcatagcttactaaagctcagtaaatatgattatacttacaagcttaagtgtaactctgagacattggaaaaaggttccaatgtatgacagagcgaataagaagaatcaaataaggcagaaggataaaagtttctcaaatctgaaaagatgggagagtactttagtatcagtttttgtgatcatcttaatgattaagaaaccatatcaaaattagttctctaaggaaatcttagtgcattcttatgactaagaagagggatcttgaattgttgaaatggttaaatcaagaagatgagtcatacttcgttccaatacaagtcttagagtcatactccaagattgtaacttgagtgacatgtcttaaagaaggtttaaaacacttgtcaaatgtaagagtaaaagttttctactcttgtacatttgaaattggtaagttgtgatgttttggataaaacaaagactaacttaggccaattgtgtgaagaggttgtcttgattagaacccacactatctcttgaatatctgacaagaaagtcttatatgtcaagaggacagtgggagtcttaaaggtcttgaaagtctcaagaactaatcaagaataaaacctgaatttcttcactagcacacgacttgaggtttataacctatcgtgttgacatattctgtgcccattccagttaaagttggctttgcatatgagttcttagagttctcaatttgttgcgcaacaacttggaagcaatgacaggcccttgagctgccaggtggcaagaagttaagattgagttcagtccatatgagtttggatttgtcattattcttgtcttgtgactatggctttgacaattcacatggataagaacacatacaccattaagtctaagtgtcataaggtttctttccgattcatgaaaatgatggtgaggaaacactttcactaagtagattttagctaggtagcaattgtgatatttgcattctcaaagtcgttagtggagcgtgtgtggtttaccagcacactaacctggacttgtgagaagtggaaaaaaggtctaaccattatgattacagcatccctcttcataattgtttagacacacaagtctgctatctaagggaaggtgtatgattttgataaagttttatcaaaacaatctagtattagaaatctgaactttggtaagaaagtcagctgatttctgggtacatgtcaaagctagtgggagcataagtgttatgctaataatcatcatgttagtcggagcatgataattatgataaaggttgaaagttagcaatgttaattatagaaaacaaaatgtttcaattgggaaaaagttgttttgctataattaagggagaggaaattatacttcatctcaaatctataagcttagatcgtgaggttttaatcatttagtcaaggaaatatatatgaatttcatgttggaatggctcaacataaggaaattctgtatatgggtccattgtttgcattctaaaattcgattatgattacgacatcccttttcataatctgaattatgagaacttggcaaattgaaatggaaatattatagcaaaagattggtttagtctttatgtgagacatcatgaatcgtgtcccatatgcttcggacataggatcgattacatgtgctatattcatccattctaaaattttccaaatgcctggggcattaagaagggaaaaggtttagaactggatatgactaaaaggattaaacaactgttgaggacaatctaaggtttgccaaagattggttgctcaaggacagttggaagtatagtgataattctagaaggaccatattgacataatctgtaaggaggcaactatTGTTCAGAAGTgttagtcaaaatggaatctggaaatgtttcaaagttagaattttcaatttgtttaagattaggaaacttagtgcaagaaggatgtttccaaggagctgatctcctttggaataatctgtaatgatttttgtcaagtctttctaactttgtgcataatcattacaagaggatcaatgcatataagtttagaatctaacagatttcagtaaatgacatgagtttggaattcttgcatttgcagtaaggatttgggactgtgaaaagaggatcattgaagttatgttcaattgatctagctcacaaagtgaagatcatagacaaacatagtatgcatacttggtgtgtggcatgactagtgtttagaaaacatagtgtatatgcttggagcatgggacaactattgttttaaattcaagaataaagttgatagctgaaacagtatacaatgaataatgtgtaatcatatggtgataaataaaaggtgttttatttatgttcataggttttgataccatattggattcaattattattgtgtttcactttgcatgttttgacttcccgaataaactgggttattcttccggaatgactaagttattcaaaccatccacagtcggtcatatgttggaagtagatatgaattaagactgtcatgggttggcttgtagaggtataaggtgttggacaaagggctacaacactcatgagtgctcataagttctgagtattggattcaactcgcgctcattggaatcacatcatggattttatcacgagtgatcatgagacgataatatcttatattcttcaaacctagagatatgagttgttactatgagttggttgtacattgattgcacgaaaacgcatttggtaactcggtgctataaaacgtgcctttgtgtatgattcaacaagtagtagaacaagccatatgagtcgaagtttatccattccttttaccttcgggataagagcgatatctgtgggcccctcgatgatttgatgatggcaaatggaagtgctcggccgggccaggactgatttgatttgttcaattagtcagtcgtcataaatcggaaatcgggaaacaacaaatggacagagagaatgattataatccatgtctcagttcatatgatatccagaatggaggaatatatgatcccttatctaatgcacaagtcattgacaaaggtcagagttcatgtacaaggtcagagttcgacagaagcttttgagagctacgattgccagttggttcctgaagtcatacgcaataatagttttagacttatccaagtgggagactgttggattaatgtctaagtccataactataattggtaagacttgacccgacctggcatggtccatttgggttacatggcatcatgcacttggatagactataatgagagaaataagacacttatggtcattaatatattataagttctagtatattaataataagaataataagattatttaattagtattgatcaagaattaatctaggattaattaagtgatcaaaagaagactaattaaacatatgggttgattgtgtaaatcatccatacttgtatagtgggctaatgctccatggataattaggttgggctaaaacccataggatggtccatggatgctccatggtgtatttgaacccatggatccaaggaaatggaaagtcatgacagttagggtttaccctaattgtaacactatataaagatcttattcttgacaaaatcggtcaCTAGTATCAATCTAgtgaagggctagccaatttcatgagttgtggatttctctcaagttattccaagtgtatttggtgttgtgtgaaccatttgaggtgtcacacttggggcacttggcactcaagattcatgaagactttctacatgaaagaggtatgtattctatcttgttatattcattattttgtatgctagattaggataataccttggaagttcttattttcatgtataatagagaaaacatagatccaaggtatttagggttgcatgtacacttaggagtgttagaatgctcaaaacccaacagtctcCTCCAAAAGTGATCCTGTCTGGTACGGACCAAGCAGGAGCGCTAGGTATAAAAAGATGTGCACACAAGACCAAAGAGGTAAGCTCTCTAACCAATCTTGAGAGAACAAACACAAACCCTAAAGTCatcctaacttgaccgtcggagcgttctCCCGGGAACCCCTCCCGGGAAGCGGCTGACAGCCCTTGTTCTTTGTGATCTTGCAGTTATAATCAGGCAACCAAGAAGATCTCATCCCAGAGTCAGAAGCAAGGTCTCATCCGGGGCTAGGTtccatcatttggcgccatccatTTGTGAGACGAAGAACACAAACAAAAGCACGAAAGCAAGCATCAATGGCGTCCAACGGTAGTGGGGGACTACCAATTAGTCCCATACGTCCCATGACGACGTTGGACGAAACGCCACCGCCTACAACGATCAACAGGCCAGTTTTGGGCGAAGGAAGTTCTACAACAACGGCCGGAAATATTTTGCAACCGTTGTTTTTTCAGCAAGGAACAACTCCGGTGGAGCTACTTTCTCCTACACAGCTTCAGATGCCGCCGTTCTTTGCGCTGCCACTGCAACAGGCGCGAACAGTCCACTCAACTGCACCTCCGTCGAGCCATATTTTCAACCTTTCACCGTCATTCATAACACCTACATCGTTCCAGACGACTGGTGGACAGAGTTCCACAACGCTAGTACCACCATTGGCACAAACCATGATGAACCATTCACCACCCGTCTACCCGACGGTTCGAGCATGGACTGGACCGACTATTCCCCCAAACAACAGCTTACAACAGTTGATAATGATCAACCCTGTTACATCCATGGACCCTTTCTCCACTAGCTATCCCCTCCAGTTACCATTCCAGCCATACCCCTTTTATGGACCAAGTTCAGGCTACCTTACGCCCCTACAACATGGAATGAGTTCTCAATACCAGCAAGGGATGTCGACTGTTCCAAACCAGGATGGTTTTTCCCGGAGCATAACATCTCCGTTTGTTAAAGAGTTGTTGGATTACGAAATACCAAACACTACAAATCTCCCGACGCTTAAAACGTACAATGGAACTACCGACCCAGATAGCCACATTGATACATATGAATGGACGATGACGTCGCTAAAGCTTAACGAGAAGTTTTGGTGCACATACTTCCCGACGACGCTCGATGGCAACGCCGGCACATGGTTCAAAACGCTACAACCAGGCAGCATTTCGAACTTCGCTCAGCTCAAGTACCTCTTCCTCACCAACTTCATGTAGCTACGTAAATACAAAGGCGATTCTCATTCAATTATAGGTTGTAAACAAAGGGAGGGGGAGACTGTTCGAGAATACTTTACAAGGTTCATAAACGCTACGTTGGATGTACCGGGGCATGACGAAGGGCTCATTGCTGGTGCTTTCACATGGGGACTCCTTCCTGGGCCCTTTCGCAAAAACTCATGGGAAAGAAGCCTCTAACACGAGCTGAGTTGAAAGAAAGAGTGGAGCGATACCTACGGCAGGAAGATGGTGAAGCAGCCAAGCAGGCCTACTTGAATCCTATGGCGACTAGACATCACCACCCGACCCACACGGATTTCCGGGGGGAAGAAGACACTATGGCTAAGCAAGAAGACCACCGCCACATTTCCGACCATTTATTAAAGACGACAGATGGGGTCGCCGCCCAGAAGTATATGCAGTGTCTGAGAAACAACAGCCAGCCAAGTCGCCTAAGAGTCGGTACTGTGAGTACCACAAAAGCAAAACGCATGATACAGCTAGCTGTTTGGTACTAAATAAGGAGATGGAGGAGAAACAACTTAAGGGAGACCTGGTGGAGGTGGCGCGAAGCCTACGCGCCAAATTTGATGCTGAGAACGCCAAGGGTCCACCCCGTGAAGGAGTTCAGCCCAaggagatattcatgatacgTAGCAAAAGAAGTAGGGAGGAACAGCGAGGCGAGCAAGTCGTTGTTAAACCGTCAGCACACGCTCTCACGTTCTCCATACAGGATCCCTGTCCGGACGGCTGGAAAGGTGACAACCCTCTGATAATACAGGCATCCATCAAAGACGTGACTATCCATAGGGTCTATGTAGAAACCGAGAGTTCAGCAGACATCATCTATGAGCATTGTTTCCGGCTCCTTCCGAATCGCTGGAAAGACAATTTGCGACCTACGACAGGTAGGCTGGTGGGATTCACCGGACACAGCCGGTGGCTGTTGGGCACGATCCACCTCCCCTTAACAATCACTAGCCACGACAAGCAGCGGAAGAAGACCGCCCTGATAGACTTTGTGGTCATTCGACACTCGGCGGAGCACAACATCATCTTAGGGAGGACTGCCCTCTTGAAGCTAGGGGCCGTACCTTCAACCATGCATGGGATCATGAAATTCGACACACCAAAAGGCGAAGCCACGATTTTGGCCACCCCGCCCAGAGAATTGCGGTGCTATACAGTTATGAAGCCAACAGAAATAACCAAAGGGCCCAAGAGGCCCAGGGGCAATCCTGCAAAGGGTAAGGAGGTAATCAATGAGGGATACCCCGACCAGCCGGTCAATGTTGGAAGCAACCTCCCAAGCCACACAAGAAGAGCACTGGTCGATCTGCTCAAACGCTACAAACATGTATTTGCTTGGACCCCCACGCATATGGTGGGGGTAGAAAGGAAGGTCATTGAACATAAGCTAATGATCAAACCGGGGTTAAAAGAGGTTAAGCAGAAGAAGCGGGTAGAAGGAGGAGACCGTAACAAGGCGATCAATGCAGAAGTGTCTAAGCTGACGGAGGCCGGAATAGTAAGGGAGGCGATGTTCCCAACGTGGATTGCAAACCCAGTTATGGTCCGCAAGCAGGATGGGTCGtggcgcatgtgcatcgacttttCTGATCTAAACAAGGCATTCCCTAAGGATTACTACCCACTCCCGGAAATCGATCAGAAGGTAGAGTCGCTACAGGGATTTAAACTAAAATGCTTCTTGGATGCATACAAAGGGTATCACCAGATATTGATCAGCAAAGAAGACAAAGAGAAAACAGCCTTCTATACAGACCATGGCACGTTCTGCTACACCAAGATGCCTTTCGGGTTAAAGAATGTAGGGGCAACATACCAGCGGCTAGTCGACTCGATATTCGCCAAGCAGATTGGAAGGCATATTAACGTGTATGTAGATGATATGGTGATTAAGAGTCCAAAT includes:
- the LOC128132836 gene encoding uncharacterized protein LOC128132836 codes for the protein MEEKQLKGDLVEVARSLRAKFDAENAKGPPREGVQPKEIFMIRSKRSREEQRGEQVVVKPSAHALTFSIQDPCPDGWKGDNPLIIQASIKDVTIHRVYVETESSADIIYEHCFRLLPNRWKDNLRPTTGRLVGFTGHSRWLLGTIHLPLTITSHDKQRKKTALIDFVVIRHSAEHNIILGRTALLKLGAVPSTMHGIMKFDTPKGEATILATPPRELRCYTVMKPTEITKGPKRPRGNPAKGKEVINEGYPDQPVNVGSNLPSHTRRALVDLLKRYKHVFAWTPTHMVGVERKVIEHKLMIKPGLKEVKQKKRVEGGDRNKAINAEVSKLTEAGIVREAMFPTWIANPVMVRKQDGSWRMCIDFSDLNKAFPKDYYPLPEIDQKVESLQGFKLKCFLDAYKGYHQILISKEDKEKTAFYTDHGTFCYTKMPFGLKNVGATYQRLVDSIFAKQIGRHINVYVDDMVIKSPNEENMLQDIEETFKTLEVAKMKLSPAK